A single genomic interval of uncultured Desulfobulbus sp. harbors:
- a CDS encoding N-acetyltransferase encodes MSETNVEMIAGRIRPARMGDVRAIHALLSVFASKGLMLPRSISSLYDHLRDFVVYEEAGAILGICALHICWDDLAEIRSLAVVEERQKCGIGAMLVESCLDEAKSLEISKVFVLTYQAPFFRKFGFVDRDKQDLPHKIWSDCIHCSKFPDCDEDALIYTNSLGAAA; translated from the coding sequence ATGTCTGAAACGAATGTAGAAATGATTGCCGGCAGAATTCGCCCGGCACGAATGGGCGATGTACGGGCGATTCATGCCTTGTTGAGCGTTTTTGCCTCCAAGGGGTTGATGTTGCCTCGTTCCATCAGCTCGCTCTATGATCATCTCCGTGATTTCGTGGTCTATGAAGAGGCCGGTGCGATTCTCGGGATCTGCGCCCTGCACATCTGCTGGGATGATTTGGCGGAGATCCGTTCCCTGGCAGTGGTCGAGGAACGGCAAAAATGCGGCATCGGTGCCATGTTGGTGGAATCCTGTCTGGATGAGGCAAAAAGCCTGGAAATTTCCAAGGTGTTCGTCCTGACCTACCAGGCCCCGTTCTTTCGTAAATTCGGGTTTGTCGACCGCGACAAGCAGGATCTGCCCCATAAAATCTGGAGTGATTGCATTCACTGTTCGAAATTTCCCGACTGTGATGAGGATGCCCTGATCTATACCAATTCCTTGGGCGCTGCCGCCTGA
- the argS gene encoding arginine--tRNA ligase: MIKSQIKEIVDRCFHDGVAQGLWTDAASGRYAIEVPKREGQGDFSTNFALVAAGLDKRKPRDLAMQLAGLLQAQPMIERVDVAGPGFINLYLAKEIWSTVLAPIYQQDTQFGTSAVGAGKKVLVEFVSANPTGPLSVGHGRNAVLGDAIARVLTAAGYEVQREYYFNDAGRQMRVLGESTRARYLELLGLANTFPEDGYQGDYIYDIAKSMVDEGGDSFKDADVSLFKDRAQKAIFMDIDTTLKRIGIGFDTYFNEHTLYEDGRIYEVVDQLKAKNLVYEKEGATWFKTSELGQEQDRVIIKSTGEPTYRLPDIAYHLDKFRRGYDWMINIFGSDHIATVPDVLAGVRALGCDDSRITVVLYQFVTLLRDGKQVKMSTRKATFVTVDELVDEVGPDALRFFFLMRKPDNLIEFDLDLAKKQSQENPVFYVQYAHARLCSIERQAGEQGISSEGAAANLQLLVEAEEFALLKSLAEYPQLVASAAIDLAPHRVIFFLMELAGQFHGYYNKHKVLTEDAQLSAVRLYLCGALKRVFRNGLELIGLNAPESM, from the coding sequence ATGATAAAATCACAGATAAAAGAGATTGTTGATCGCTGTTTCCACGACGGCGTTGCCCAGGGATTGTGGACCGATGCCGCAAGCGGCCGTTACGCCATCGAGGTGCCCAAAAGAGAAGGGCAGGGCGATTTTTCCACCAACTTCGCCCTGGTCGCCGCCGGCCTGGATAAACGAAAACCGCGTGACCTGGCAATGCAATTGGCCGGATTGCTGCAGGCGCAGCCCATGATCGAGCGGGTTGATGTGGCCGGCCCCGGCTTTATCAATCTCTACCTTGCCAAGGAAATCTGGTCCACCGTGCTCGCGCCGATCTACCAGCAGGATACGCAATTTGGCACCTCTGCTGTCGGAGCGGGCAAGAAGGTGCTGGTGGAGTTCGTCAGCGCCAATCCCACCGGTCCGCTCAGCGTCGGCCACGGTCGCAACGCGGTGCTGGGCGATGCCATTGCCCGTGTCCTCACCGCGGCTGGATACGAGGTGCAGCGCGAGTACTATTTCAACGACGCCGGCCGGCAGATGCGGGTGTTGGGCGAATCGACCCGGGCGCGCTACCTGGAACTGCTCGGCCTGGCCAATACCTTTCCTGAGGACGGCTACCAGGGCGATTACATCTACGATATCGCCAAATCCATGGTCGATGAGGGGGGCGACTCCTTCAAGGACGCCGATGTCAGTCTGTTCAAGGATCGGGCGCAGAAGGCGATCTTCATGGATATCGACACCACCCTCAAGCGGATCGGGATCGGCTTTGACACCTACTTCAACGAGCACACCCTCTACGAAGACGGCCGTATCTACGAGGTGGTGGACCAACTCAAGGCCAAGAATCTGGTCTATGAAAAGGAGGGCGCCACCTGGTTCAAGACCTCCGAGCTCGGCCAGGAACAGGATCGGGTCATTATCAAGTCCACCGGTGAGCCGACCTACCGGCTGCCCGACATCGCCTATCACCTGGATAAGTTCAGGCGTGGTTACGACTGGATGATCAATATCTTCGGTTCAGACCACATCGCCACCGTACCCGATGTCCTGGCCGGCGTACGCGCCCTTGGCTGCGACGACAGCAGGATCACGGTGGTCCTCTACCAGTTTGTGACTCTGCTGCGCGACGGCAAACAGGTCAAGATGTCGACCCGCAAGGCGACCTTCGTCACCGTGGACGAGCTGGTGGACGAAGTCGGCCCGGATGCCCTGCGGTTTTTCTTCCTGATGCGCAAACCCGACAACCTGATCGAGTTCGATCTTGATCTGGCCAAGAAGCAAAGCCAGGAAAATCCGGTATTTTACGTCCAGTACGCCCATGCCCGTTTGTGTTCCATCGAACGCCAGGCAGGGGAGCAGGGGATCTCAAGCGAGGGCGCTGCGGCCAATCTTCAGCTCTTGGTCGAGGCGGAGGAGTTCGCCCTGCTCAAAAGCCTGGCCGAGTATCCGCAGTTGGTGGCGAGTGCGGCCATCGACCTGGCACCGCATCGGGTGATCTTTTTTCTGATGGAGCTGGCAGGTCAGTTCCACGGGTACTACAACAAGCACAAGGTCCTGACCGAGGACGCCCAGCTCAGTGCGGTCCGGCTCTATCTCTGCGGTGCGCTCAAACGTGTCTTCCGCAACGGACTGGAGCTGATCGGACTCAACGCGCCTGAGAGTATGTAG
- the alr gene encoding alanine racemase, translating to MRSLNRVTVSRSALIHNFRICRQRAQGAPLMPLVKSDAYGHGQIDCARIFADEGAAAFGVAEVVEGIALRNAGISQPILVLAGVIPQTLPALVEHDLTPVVVDPSIVGQLSRLAAERNRPIDVHLKLDAGMGRQGTLPEEFIDLVRAVRKSGQLNIAGIMAHFPMADDRSSSSSSEVLATFCRTTDALDGWIEGKCCLHLANSGGLFYVAGARLDMVRPGIALYGYYPDGAAGRAEATPPLLQPAMRFATRVLQVREVPAGKGLGYSHLFTTSRPSTIAVLPVGYEDGYLRILSNRASVLVGGKRAPVVGRISMNLTLVDVTGLGPVQPGDEVVLLGRQGEEEITADEVAAWMETISYEVLCLFGNLNDRELVD from the coding sequence ATGAGATCTTTAAATCGAGTTACTGTCAGTCGGTCGGCTCTTATCCACAACTTCAGGATCTGCCGGCAAAGGGCGCAGGGTGCGCCCCTTATGCCGCTGGTCAAATCCGATGCCTACGGCCATGGACAGATCGACTGCGCCCGAATCTTTGCCGATGAGGGGGCCGCAGCCTTTGGCGTGGCCGAGGTGGTGGAGGGCATTGCCCTGCGCAATGCAGGCATCTCCCAGCCGATTCTCGTTCTTGCCGGAGTCATTCCCCAGACCCTGCCCGCCCTGGTGGAGCACGATCTCACCCCGGTTGTGGTCGACCCCTCCATTGTCGGCCAGCTTTCCCGCCTGGCCGCCGAACGGAACAGGCCGATAGACGTGCACCTCAAGCTCGATGCCGGCATGGGCCGCCAGGGGACGTTGCCTGAGGAATTCATCGACCTGGTTCGCGCTGTCCGGAAGAGCGGGCAGCTCAATATTGCCGGAATAATGGCCCATTTTCCCATGGCTGATGATCGCTCCTCGTCCAGCTCAAGCGAGGTGTTGGCCACCTTTTGCCGGACCACCGATGCCTTGGATGGATGGATTGAGGGCAAGTGTTGTCTCCATCTTGCCAATTCCGGCGGATTATTTTATGTTGCCGGGGCCCGGCTCGACATGGTGCGCCCCGGCATTGCCCTGTACGGCTATTATCCCGACGGTGCAGCCGGTCGAGCAGAGGCCACGCCACCGCTGTTGCAGCCGGCAATGCGTTTTGCCACCCGCGTGCTGCAGGTGCGCGAGGTTCCGGCAGGCAAGGGGCTGGGCTACAGCCACCTCTTTACCACATCCCGTCCTTCCACCATTGCCGTCTTGCCCGTGGGGTATGAAGACGGCTACCTGCGCATCCTCTCCAACCGTGCCTCGGTGCTGGTCGGCGGAAAACGCGCCCCGGTGGTGGGCCGCATCTCCATGAATTTAACCCTGGTGGATGTGACCGGACTTGGTCCTGTCCAACCCGGGGACGAGGTGGTGCTGCTGGGGCGGCAGGGCGAGGAGGAGATCACCGCCGACGAGGTTGCCGCCTGGATGGAAACCATCAGTTACGAGGTGTTGTGCCTGTTCGGCAACCTCAACGACCGGGAACTGGTCGACTGA
- a CDS encoding 4Fe-4S binding protein: MWEIVVDKDKCSGDEECVNACPAQVFEMVDGKAEPVNSDECLGCETCVEVCPEGAITVTEL, from the coding sequence ATGTGGGAAATCGTTGTAGATAAAGACAAATGTTCTGGTGATGAAGAGTGTGTAAACGCTTGCCCCGCTCAGGTTTTCGAGATGGTGGACGGCAAGGCTGAGCCGGTTAACTCCGACGAGTGCCTGGGCTGCGAGACCTGTGTTGAGGTTTGCCCCGAGGGTGCCATCACCGTTACCGAGCTCTGA
- a CDS encoding phosphatidylglycerol lysyltransferase domain-containing protein, whose translation MIPQYPESCELTLKHRPLLHPLFQQLRNGISEFTFANIYLFRKAHNYRLTRLADTTIALLGQDKHQPFFMLPFGLPDNQLLAQLFHEQMMLKAASSSQAERLTELNYRVLPDRDNFDYLYRRQDLAVLGGRSYHKKRNLIKAFVTNHNYAARPLREEFIVDALQVLVDWRAGNDKLGDYEAAREALEHVDELQLCGGIYYVDERPVAYTLGEELAGMATYLIHFEKAVSGYKGLYQFINQSFASVLPEDYESINREQDMGDQGLRQAKLSYKPTGFIEKFKVFSKDFPLSMPATSLDEANAT comes from the coding sequence ATGATCCCCCAATATCCAGAATCCTGTGAGTTGACCCTGAAGCACCGGCCTCTGCTGCACCCCCTGTTTCAGCAGCTGCGCAACGGCATTTCCGAGTTCACCTTTGCCAACATCTACCTGTTTCGCAAGGCGCACAACTACCGGCTCACCCGGTTGGCCGATACCACCATCGCCCTTTTGGGACAGGATAAACACCAGCCGTTTTTTATGCTGCCCTTCGGGCTGCCAGACAACCAGCTGCTGGCGCAACTCTTTCATGAGCAGATGATGCTCAAGGCCGCCTCGTCCTCCCAGGCCGAGCGGCTCACCGAGTTGAATTACCGGGTCCTGCCCGATCGCGATAATTTCGATTATCTCTATCGGCGGCAGGACCTGGCCGTACTCGGTGGGCGCTCCTATCACAAAAAACGCAATCTGATCAAGGCATTCGTCACCAACCACAACTATGCGGCACGTCCGCTGCGTGAAGAATTTATCGTCGATGCGCTGCAGGTGCTCGTTGACTGGCGCGCCGGCAACGACAAACTAGGCGATTACGAGGCCGCCCGCGAGGCACTGGAGCACGTCGATGAGCTGCAACTCTGCGGCGGCATTTACTATGTCGATGAACGACCGGTGGCCTACACCCTGGGCGAGGAGCTTGCCGGCATGGCCACCTACCTGATTCATTTTGAGAAGGCTGTGTCCGGCTACAAGGGGCTCTACCAGTTCATCAACCAATCCTTTGCCTCGGTCCTGCCTGAGGATTATGAATCCATCAACCGCGAACAGGACATGGGCGATCAGGGGCTGCGTCAGGCAAAGTTGAGCTACAAACCAACCGGGTTCATCGAAAAGTTTAAAGTTTTCTCCAAAGATTTTCCGCTTTCCATGCCCGCGACCAGCCTTGACGAGGCCAACGCGACCTGA
- a CDS encoding LysE family translocator, protein MFDSTALLLFISASLLLALAPGPDIIFVLTQSAIKGRIVGLVVTLGLCTGLIFHTSAVALGVAAVFQASATAFNLLKFAGAAYLLYLAWGAFRAGAESLEGRAERELSLFRYYVRGVIMNVTNPKVSIFFLAFLPQFTHPQRGHLPLQMLVLGGLFILSTLLVFGSISLVAALLGQWLKRSDWAQKWLNRAAGTIFAGLALKLATASR, encoded by the coding sequence ATGTTTGATTCCACCGCACTGCTCCTCTTCATCTCCGCTTCTTTGCTTCTCGCCCTGGCTCCAGGGCCGGATATCATCTTTGTCCTGACCCAATCGGCGATCAAGGGCCGAATCGTCGGCCTGGTGGTCACCCTTGGCCTCTGTACCGGGCTGATCTTCCATACTTCGGCAGTGGCCCTGGGCGTAGCGGCGGTCTTTCAGGCCTCGGCAACTGCCTTCAATCTGCTCAAATTTGCCGGTGCCGCCTATCTGCTCTATCTGGCCTGGGGCGCATTTCGCGCAGGCGCGGAATCGCTTGAAGGTCGTGCTGAACGCGAACTGAGTCTGTTTCGCTATTACGTGCGCGGAGTTATCATGAATGTGACCAACCCCAAGGTCTCCATCTTCTTTCTTGCCTTTCTCCCCCAATTCACCCATCCGCAACGGGGCCATCTGCCCCTGCAGATGCTCGTTCTCGGTGGACTGTTCATCCTCTCCACTCTCCTTGTTTTCGGCTCCATCAGCCTGGTTGCCGCTCTTCTCGGACAATGGCTCAAACGATCCGATTGGGCCCAGAAATGGCTCAATCGTGCTGCCGGGACCATCTTTGCCGGGCTCGCCCTGAAACTGGCGACTGCCAGCCGCTGA
- a CDS encoding Sir2 family NAD-dependent protein deacetylase — protein MLDEKRRLLQKVAEGDELITILTGAGISAESGIPTFRGPEGYWTVGSKVYQPQEMATFHMFSQIPDEVWTWYLYRLGVCNAAQPNPGHYALVAMEQHFGDRFTLITQNIDGLHLRAGNSLERTYQIHGNVSSMRCSLECSEEVYPIPEIVRPKKKEEKLSDSDRHNLRCPLCGARTRPHVLLFDESYNEHHYHFYSSLHTARQTSLLIIVGTAGATNLPNQVAREVYRNDGIIVDINIEPNPFSQLAQGTQRGFFIQQSSATALPELLAIMTGQSL, from the coding sequence ATGTTGGATGAAAAGCGTCGACTGTTGCAGAAAGTTGCTGAGGGAGATGAGCTGATCACCATACTGACAGGGGCCGGCATTTCCGCGGAAAGCGGCATTCCCACCTTTCGTGGTCCCGAGGGCTACTGGACCGTCGGCTCCAAGGTCTATCAGCCCCAGGAGATGGCAACCTTTCACATGTTTTCCCAGATCCCCGACGAGGTCTGGACGTGGTACCTCTATCGCCTGGGCGTCTGCAACGCGGCCCAACCCAATCCCGGCCATTACGCCCTGGTGGCCATGGAACAGCATTTCGGCGATCGCTTCACCCTGATCACCCAAAATATCGATGGATTGCATCTTCGCGCCGGTAACTCCCTTGAACGCACCTACCAGATCCATGGCAACGTCTCTTCCATGCGCTGCTCGCTGGAATGCAGTGAGGAGGTCTACCCCATCCCCGAGATCGTACGTCCCAAAAAAAAGGAGGAAAAACTCAGTGACAGCGATCGGCACAATCTTCGCTGCCCGCTGTGCGGAGCACGAACCAGGCCCCATGTTCTCCTGTTTGACGAAAGCTACAACGAACACCACTATCACTTTTACAGTTCTCTGCACACAGCCCGGCAGACAAGCCTGCTGATCATTGTCGGCACCGCCGGTGCCACCAATCTCCCCAATCAGGTGGCGCGCGAGGTCTATCGCAACGACGGCATCATCGTGGATATCAACATCGAACCCAATCCCTTTTCCCAACTCGCCCAGGGAACGCAACGCGGTTTTTTTATTCAGCAATCAAGCGCCACAGCCCTGCCCGAGTTGCTTGCAATCATGACCGGTCAGTCACTGTAG
- the pdxH gene encoding pyridoxamine 5'-phosphate oxidase, whose translation MNIQGLRKNYDNPVLSRDMLAADPFDQFERWFNEACSAELPEPNAMTLATVSPDGQPSLRTVLLKFFDRQGFVFFTNYGSRKAHEIEGNAQVALLFPWVKLARQVAVTGIAEKVSAAESARYFASRPRESQMGAWISKQSSVLSSRQMLMMELEKIKAKFLQGDIPLPDFWGGYRVRPKTVEFWQGQTSRLHDRFVYTPTDDGQWSIQRLAP comes from the coding sequence ATGAATATTCAAGGATTACGCAAAAATTACGATAACCCGGTGCTCAGTCGCGACATGCTTGCGGCCGATCCCTTTGACCAGTTTGAACGCTGGTTCAATGAGGCGTGCAGCGCCGAACTGCCCGAACCCAACGCCATGACCCTGGCCACGGTGTCCCCAGACGGACAACCAAGCCTGCGCACTGTCCTGTTGAAGTTCTTTGACCGGCAAGGATTTGTTTTTTTTACCAATTACGGCAGCCGCAAAGCCCATGAAATAGAGGGCAATGCTCAGGTCGCCCTGCTGTTTCCCTGGGTCAAGCTTGCCCGTCAGGTGGCTGTCACCGGCATCGCCGAAAAAGTCAGTGCCGCTGAATCAGCCAGATATTTCGCCTCCAGACCACGGGAAAGTCAGATGGGGGCCTGGATTTCCAAACAGAGCTCGGTGCTCAGTTCGCGCCAAATGCTGATGATGGAGCTAGAAAAAATTAAAGCAAAATTTCTCCAAGGCGATATTCCCCTGCCTGACTTTTGGGGCGGCTATCGGGTCCGCCCCAAGACCGTCGAATTCTGGCAGGGACAGACAAGCCGTCTGCACGACCGCTTTGTGTACACGCCGACCGATGATGGCCAATGGTCCATCCAACGTCTGGCTCCGTAA